The Flavobacterium sp. 123 genome contains a region encoding:
- a CDS encoding outer membrane beta-barrel protein: MKFNIKKIIGITVCLISQAMVAQFYVGVQSGIGNIQSNVKETIVGNRLGGALKFGYIYSLTNHIGVGTGLEFSQYKQEVSLNNFSGTLTNYEVDLSTSAFAYNVTTSNYKETQTLHALQIPLFVEYKKNINKGIDFNFRAGAKYFLPINYKINGTASRVNGTAYYPDVNLNIIDLPEYGFGWQSNYSASGEYSTKGSVMSMFELGFTFDMGMKNSLYTAMFLENGYGSILDQDTDKSYIGYNPTSVTDRKANGLYSIHKDAKIRPVAFGVTLGWNFK, translated from the coding sequence ATGAAATTTAATATAAAAAAGATAATAGGGATTACAGTTTGTCTAATTTCTCAAGCAATGGTTGCCCAGTTTTATGTTGGGGTGCAATCAGGAATCGGGAATATTCAAAGTAATGTTAAAGAAACAATAGTAGGTAATAGACTTGGTGGTGCATTAAAATTCGGTTATATTTATTCTTTAACCAATCATATTGGAGTAGGGACAGGCTTGGAATTTTCACAGTACAAACAAGAAGTTTCTTTGAATAATTTTTCTGGAACTCTAACAAATTATGAAGTAGATCTTTCAACTTCTGCATTTGCTTATAATGTTACCACGAGTAACTATAAAGAAACACAAACACTTCATGCGCTTCAAATTCCGCTTTTTGTTGAGTATAAAAAGAATATTAATAAAGGAATTGATTTTAATTTTAGAGCAGGAGCCAAATACTTTTTGCCAATAAATTATAAAATAAACGGAACTGCAAGTCGTGTAAATGGAACTGCTTATTATCCCGATGTGAATTTGAATATTATCGATTTGCCAGAATATGGTTTTGGATGGCAGAGTAATTATTCTGCTTCGGGAGAATATAGCACTAAGGGTAGTGTGATGAGTATGTTTGAATTAGGTTTTACATTTGATATGGGTATGAAAAATTCATTATATACAGCAATGTTCCTTGAAAATGGTTATGGCTCTATTCTTGATCAGGATACAGATAAATCGTATATTGGCTATAATCCAACTTCTGTTACAGATAGAAAAGCGAACGGATTGTATAGCATACATAAGGATGCAAAAATTCGACCTGTCGCATTTGGTGTCACTTTAGGATGGAATTTTAAGTAA
- the dnaE gene encoding DNA polymerase III subunit alpha — MYLIFDTETTGLPKRWDAPITDTSNWPRCIQIAWQLHDDMGKLIEHQDYLVKPEGFNIPYDAERIHGISTELAEADGISLAEVLEKFNVALGKAKFIVGQNLGFDVNIMGCEFHRMGVDSPMASMPVLDTCTEVTASLLKLPGGRGGRFKLPTLTELHSYLFSKPFAEAHNATADVEATTRCFLELIRRDVFTKEELDVPASYFQDFQNRNPREIELIGLKHINLKEASDRIRQQFGEKQAKVVSKDVLSENKKVLIDADFVHLHNHTQFSVLQSTISIAALVKAAAQHKMPAVAMTDHANLMGAFHFVRDILAHNKSAAAKNKTAVENGEEPTEVPMKPIVGCEFFVCEDHKDKSRKDNGYQIVLLAKTKKGYHNLAKMSSIAYTEGFYYVPRIDKKVIQEYKEDIIVLSGNLYGEIPNKVLNLGENQAEEALLWWKNEFKNDFYIELMRHNQEDENRVNMSLISLARKNDVKLIATNNIFYINKDNANAHDILLCVRDGEKQTTPIGRGRGYRYGLPNQEYYFKSGDEMKQLFADLPEAISNISEIVDKIEIFDLAREVLLPKFEIPIEFNDPEDEKDGGVRGENAYLRHLTFEGARRRYPVITEEIQERLDFELLTISNSGYPGYFLIVQDLIAEARSMGVSVGPGRGSAAGSVVAYCLKITNIDPLMYNLLFERFLNPDRVSLPDIDIDFDDEGRSSVMDYVIRKYGSKQVAQIITYGKMATKSAIRDTARVLDLPLFEADKIAKLIPGMMPSKWNLARFLSEKEDVIKKAVRPEEYDKIKELIGIANEDDLGGETIQQAKVLEGNLRNTGIHACGVIITPSDITNFVPVATAKDSDLFVTQFDNSVVESAGLLKMDFLGLKTLTLIKDTVKLVKYRTGIDLNPDEFPIDDVKTYELFQRGETVGIFQYESPGMQKYMKELKPTVFPDLIAMNALYRPGPIAYIPSFIKRKNGEEPIEYDLDDCEELLKDTYGITVYQEQVMLLSQKLADFSKGDADVLRKAMGKKMIDVLAKMEPKFISQAMAKGHAKEKLEKIWNDWKAFAEYAFNKSHSTCYAWIAYQTAYLKANYPAEYMAAVLSNNMSDIKQVSFFMEECKRMGLQVLGPDVNESFYKFTVNDNYAVRFGMGAIKGVGSGAVATIVENRKDGKYKSIFDLTKRIDLRAANKKALENLALAGGFDSFLGTTRAQYFHDDGDGITFYEKAIRYGSKFQENENSSQVSLFGDTSEVQIAEPVVPPCEDWSTMEKLAKEKEVVGIYISGHPLDDYKFEMKYFCNAKLEALKNMEAHVGKNLTFGGIINNVQHRVAKNGKGWGMFTLEGYDESYEFRIFGEEYLKFRHFLIQNNFTFMKVMVKEGWADKETGKKGEPRLQFVLVQYLQDVLPTFAKKLILLLNINDLQTEFIHRLSTLFQENKGDNTVAFEIMELEKIKRIVETAADFEENDEVVFVEENDDSDAPILVSPEISSTTEIEEINVVTKLSMPSRKLKVKISNELLVELEKMQINFKLN, encoded by the coding sequence ATGTACTTAATATTCGATACCGAAACAACAGGATTACCAAAGCGTTGGGATGCCCCTATAACTGACACAAGCAACTGGCCTCGTTGTATTCAAATTGCTTGGCAGCTGCATGATGATATGGGGAAACTCATAGAGCATCAAGATTATTTGGTAAAGCCGGAAGGTTTTAATATTCCCTATGATGCGGAACGAATTCACGGTATCTCGACTGAATTAGCCGAAGCTGATGGAATTTCGCTAGCTGAAGTTTTAGAGAAATTTAATGTGGCGCTAGGTAAAGCTAAATTTATAGTCGGTCAAAATCTAGGTTTTGATGTGAACATTATGGGCTGTGAATTTCATCGAATGGGAGTAGATTCCCCGATGGCTTCAATGCCTGTTCTTGATACCTGTACCGAAGTTACGGCTTCATTATTGAAACTTCCCGGTGGTCGAGGCGGACGATTTAAGTTGCCTACTTTAACGGAATTACACAGTTATCTTTTTAGCAAACCTTTTGCGGAAGCACACAATGCAACTGCCGATGTGGAGGCAACAACTCGTTGCTTTTTAGAGTTAATTCGTAGAGATGTTTTTACAAAAGAAGAACTCGATGTCCCAGCTAGTTATTTTCAGGATTTCCAAAATAGAAATCCAAGAGAAATTGAACTTATTGGTTTAAAACATATTAATCTTAAGGAAGCGTCTGATAGAATTCGTCAGCAATTTGGAGAAAAACAAGCCAAAGTAGTTTCTAAAGATGTCCTTTCTGAGAATAAAAAAGTGCTGATTGATGCTGATTTTGTCCATTTACATAATCACACACAGTTTTCGGTATTGCAGTCTACTATAAGTATTGCAGCATTGGTAAAAGCAGCGGCGCAACACAAAATGCCTGCTGTAGCCATGACCGATCATGCTAATTTAATGGGTGCATTTCATTTTGTTCGTGATATTTTAGCTCATAATAAATCGGCTGCAGCCAAAAACAAAACGGCTGTTGAAAATGGAGAAGAACCAACAGAAGTTCCGATGAAACCTATTGTAGGTTGCGAGTTTTTTGTTTGTGAAGACCATAAAGATAAATCTAGAAAAGACAATGGTTACCAAATTGTGCTTTTGGCGAAGACCAAAAAAGGCTATCATAATTTGGCTAAAATGTCTTCTATCGCTTATACCGAAGGATTTTACTATGTGCCAAGAATTGATAAAAAAGTAATTCAGGAATACAAAGAAGATATTATCGTTTTGTCTGGGAATCTTTACGGTGAAATCCCAAATAAAGTATTGAATTTAGGAGAAAATCAAGCGGAGGAAGCTTTGCTTTGGTGGAAAAATGAATTTAAAAACGATTTTTATATCGAGTTGATGCGTCACAATCAAGAAGATGAAAACCGTGTGAATATGTCGTTAATTTCTTTGGCTAGAAAGAATGATGTGAAGTTGATTGCTACAAATAATATTTTTTATATTAATAAAGATAATGCCAATGCGCACGATATTTTGCTATGTGTGCGCGATGGTGAAAAACAAACTACACCTATAGGACGTGGTCGCGGCTATCGTTATGGATTGCCTAATCAGGAATATTATTTCAAATCAGGGGATGAAATGAAGCAACTTTTTGCGGATCTTCCTGAAGCAATTTCGAATATTTCGGAGATTGTAGACAAAATTGAAATTTTTGATTTGGCGCGAGAAGTATTGCTTCCTAAATTCGAAATCCCAATAGAATTTAATGATCCTGAAGATGAAAAAGACGGTGGCGTACGAGGAGAAAATGCGTATTTGAGGCATCTTACTTTTGAAGGAGCCCGAAGACGATATCCTGTAATTACCGAAGAAATTCAAGAACGATTGGATTTTGAATTATTGACGATATCCAATTCCGGTTATCCGGGTTATTTCCTGATTGTACAGGATTTAATTGCTGAGGCCAGAAGTATGGGTGTTTCTGTTGGTCCAGGTCGGGGTTCTGCAGCTGGATCAGTAGTGGCGTATTGTTTGAAAATCACCAATATTGATCCGTTAATGTATAATCTGCTTTTTGAGCGTTTCTTGAATCCAGATCGTGTGTCACTACCCGATATTGATATCGATTTTGATGACGAAGGACGAAGCAGTGTTATGGATTATGTGATTCGAAAATACGGTTCAAAACAAGTAGCACAGATTATCACTTATGGTAAAATGGCAACTAAATCAGCCATTCGAGATACGGCACGCGTGCTTGATTTACCTTTATTTGAAGCAGATAAAATTGCCAAATTGATTCCGGGAATGATGCCTTCTAAATGGAATTTAGCTCGTTTTTTGAGTGAAAAAGAAGATGTGATCAAAAAGGCAGTTCGTCCTGAGGAGTACGATAAAATCAAAGAATTAATAGGTATTGCTAATGAAGATGACTTGGGAGGTGAAACCATTCAACAAGCCAAAGTTCTCGAAGGAAATTTAAGAAATACAGGTATTCATGCTTGTGGTGTGATTATTACGCCTAGCGATATTACAAATTTTGTTCCTGTGGCTACCGCCAAAGATTCGGATTTGTTTGTGACTCAGTTTGACAACTCGGTGGTTGAAAGTGCTGGTTTGTTGAAGATGGACTTCTTGGGTTTGAAAACCCTAACCTTGATTAAAGATACTGTTAAACTAGTAAAATACAGAACAGGAATTGACCTAAATCCTGATGAATTCCCAATTGATGATGTTAAGACATACGAACTTTTTCAGCGTGGTGAGACGGTAGGGATTTTTCAATATGAGAGTCCGGGAATGCAAAAATACATGAAGGAATTAAAGCCAACCGTATTTCCGGATTTAATTGCCATGAATGCCCTGTATCGTCCCGGTCCGATTGCTTATATTCCAAGTTTTATCAAGCGTAAAAACGGGGAAGAGCCTATCGAATATGATTTGGATGATTGTGAAGAGTTGCTAAAAGATACTTACGGAATTACTGTTTACCAAGAGCAGGTAATGCTTTTGTCCCAAAAACTTGCCGATTTTTCTAAAGGTGATGCTGACGTTTTGCGTAAAGCGATGGGAAAAAAGATGATTGATGTTTTGGCTAAAATGGAGCCAAAATTCATTTCGCAAGCTATGGCAAAAGGGCATGCTAAAGAAAAATTAGAGAAAATTTGGAACGACTGGAAGGCTTTTGCGGAATATGCGTTTAACAAATCGCATTCGACTTGCTATGCTTGGATTGCCTACCAAACAGCATATTTGAAAGCAAATTATCCAGCAGAATATATGGCTGCAGTTCTTTCTAATAATATGAGCGATATTAAACAGGTTTCGTTCTTTATGGAGGAATGTAAACGTATGGGATTGCAGGTTTTAGGGCCAGATGTAAATGAGTCGTTTTATAAATTTACTGTAAATGATAATTATGCAGTACGTTTTGGAATGGGAGCGATTAAAGGTGTTGGTTCTGGAGCTGTGGCTACCATTGTAGAAAACAGAAAAGACGGAAAATACAAATCGATTTTTGATTTGACCAAGCGTATTGATTTGCGTGCAGCCAATAAAAAAGCTTTGGAAAACCTAGCTTTGGCAGGCGGGTTTGATTCGTTTTTAGGAACAACAAGAGCGCAATATTTTCATGATGATGGCGATGGAATTACCTTTTATGAAAAAGCCATTCGGTATGGTTCGAAATTTCAGGAAAATGAAAATTCATCGCAGGTGAGTTTATTTGGCGATACCAGCGAAGTGCAAATTGCAGAGCCAGTAGTGCCACCATGTGAAGATTGGAGTACCATGGAAAAACTGGCCAAAGAGAAAGAAGTGGTTGGGATTTATATTTCGGGGCATCCCTTAGACGATTATAAATTTGAAATGAAATATTTTTGTAATGCGAAGTTAGAAGCTTTGAAAAATATGGAAGCGCATGTGGGTAAAAACCTCACTTTTGGCGGAATTATTAATAATGTGCAGCATCGTGTGGCTAAAAACGGAAAAGGTTGGGGAATGTTCACGCTTGAAGGATATGACGAAAGTTATGAGTTCCGAATTTTTGGCGAAGAGTATTTGAAATTTCGTCATTTCTTAATTCAGAATAATTTTACTTTCATGAAAGTAATGGTTAAAGAAGGTTGGGCTGATAAGGAAACGGGCAAAAAAGGAGAGCCTAGATTGCAGTTTGTTTTAGTTCAATATCTACAAGATGTATTGCCAACGTTTGCTAAAAAATTAATTTTATTGCTAAATATTAACGACTTACAAACAGAATTTATTCATAGGTTGAGTACCCTTTTCCAGGAAAATAAAGGAGATAATACGGTTGCATTTGAAATTATGGAGCTGGAAAAAATTAAACGAATTGTCGAAACCGCAGCTGATTTTGAAGAAAATGATGAAGTTGTTTTTGTCGAAGAAAATGACGATTCAGATGCGCCAATTCTTGTTTCGCCAGAAATTAGTTCAACTACTGAAATTGAAGAAATAAATGTAGTGACCAAATTGAGTATGCCAAGCAGAAAACTGAAAGTCAAAATATCAAATGAGTTGCTGGTAGAATTAGAAAAAATGCAAATTAACTTTAAGTTGAATTAG
- the trxA gene encoding thioredoxin, translating into MALAITDATFDEVVLKSDKPVMVDFWAAWCGPCRMVGPIIDQISEEYEGKVVVGKVDVDANQEFAAKYGVRNIPTVLVFHNGEVVGKQVGVAPKQTYADSLDALL; encoded by the coding sequence ATGGCATTAGCAATAACAGATGCTACTTTTGACGAAGTAGTTTTGAAATCAGACAAACCAGTGATGGTAGATTTTTGGGCAGCATGGTGTGGGCCTTGTAGAATGGTTGGACCAATCATTGATCAAATCAGCGAAGAATACGAAGGAAAAGTTGTCGTAGGAAAAGTTGATGTTGATGCAAACCAAGAATTTGCTGCTAAATACGGAGTTAGAAATATTCCAACAGTATTGGTTTTTCATAATGGAGAAGTAGTAGGGAAACAAGTAGGAGTTGCTCCTAAACAAACTTACGCAGATAGCTTAGACGCATTGTTGTAA
- a CDS encoding DUF58 domain-containing protein produces the protein MNIETQIEKISSFQHLELLANQVVEGFISGMHKSPFHGFSAEFAEHKEYNSGESTRHIDWKLFAKTDRLYTKRFEEETNLRCHIIIDNSSSMHYPELKGNQSFYENKIGFSVLASAVLMNLLKKQRDAVGLSVFSDKYEYYAPEKGSDRHHRMVLNALENLLEKPKTQKSTDTITFLHQIAEKIYRRSMIILFTDMFQSGQEEQLFSALQHLKHNKHKVVLFHVMDSKTELSFDFDNAPRKFIDIETGEEVAVFADNVKEEYEKQVEHYFQKLALTCAQNKIKYIPVSVGENFEKIMTTYLVEKQNFG, from the coding sequence ATGAATATTGAAACGCAAATAGAGAAAATTTCCAGTTTCCAGCATTTAGAATTGCTGGCCAACCAAGTGGTAGAAGGGTTTATTTCGGGTATGCATAAAAGTCCGTTTCATGGATTTTCGGCAGAGTTTGCGGAGCATAAAGAATATAATTCAGGAGAAAGTACAAGACATATTGATTGGAAGTTGTTTGCCAAAACGGATCGGTTGTATACGAAGCGTTTTGAGGAAGAAACGAATTTGCGTTGTCATATCATTATAGACAATTCCTCCTCGATGCATTATCCAGAGTTGAAAGGCAATCAATCTTTCTATGAAAATAAAATAGGTTTTTCGGTTTTGGCTTCGGCAGTTTTAATGAACCTTTTAAAGAAACAACGCGATGCGGTGGGGCTAAGTGTGTTTTCTGATAAATATGAGTATTATGCGCCTGAAAAAGGCAGTGATCGCCATCATAGAATGGTTTTAAATGCGCTTGAAAATTTATTGGAAAAACCCAAAACTCAGAAAAGCACAGATACTATTACTTTTTTACATCAAATAGCGGAGAAGATATACCGCAGATCGATGATTATTTTATTTACAGATATGTTTCAATCAGGGCAGGAAGAACAACTTTTTAGTGCGTTACAGCATTTGAAACATAACAAACATAAAGTTGTTTTGTTTCATGTAATGGATAGCAAAACGGAGTTGAGTTTTGATTTTGATAACGCTCCAAGGAAGTTTATTGATATTGAAACAGGGGAAGAAGTGGCTGTTTTTGCGGATAATGTGAAAGAGGAATATGAAAAACAAGTTGAACATTACTTCCAGAAGCTTGCGTTGACTTGTGCTCAAAACAAAATAAAGTATATTCCGGTGAGTGTAGGAGAAAATTTCGAAAAAATTATGACAACATACTTGGTTGAAAAACAAAACTTTGGCTGA
- a CDS encoding DUF456 domain-containing protein: MDILLLILGFICVLVGILGSFLPILPGPSISWIGLVLLYFTNAVPANYWVLGISLLLTIIISILDYVIPAKGTKRFGGSSYGVWGTNIGLLVGILAPIPFGFIIGPFIGAFVGELIYNSKDHNRALKAATGSFIGFLASSFMKFVVCMMYLGIFIWLLWHYKSELF, encoded by the coding sequence ATGGATATTCTGCTTCTAATTCTTGGTTTTATATGTGTACTTGTTGGGATTTTGGGAAGCTTCTTACCGATACTTCCTGGCCCGAGTATTAGTTGGATTGGGCTGGTTTTACTTTATTTTACAAATGCCGTTCCTGCCAACTATTGGGTGTTAGGCATCAGTTTATTGCTTACGATTATTATTTCTATTTTGGATTATGTGATTCCTGCCAAAGGGACTAAGCGTTTTGGCGGAAGTTCTTATGGAGTTTGGGGAACAAATATTGGGTTGCTTGTTGGTATTTTGGCACCAATTCCTTTCGGATTTATCATTGGGCCTTTTATAGGTGCTTTTGTTGGAGAGCTAATTTATAATTCCAAGGATCATAATCGCGCATTGAAAGCCGCAACAGGATCTTTCATTGGATTTCTAGCTTCTAGTTTTATGAAATTTGTAGTTTGTATGATGTATTTAGGAATATTTATTTGGTTGTTATGGCACTATAAATCGGAATTGTTTTAG
- a CDS encoding glycosyltransferase — translation MSLILFFILFVYLMAIGFMIYGFTKVNSYEYIGLTPKTKFSIIVPFRNERDNLPILLHSFSKLNYPVELFEVILVDDNSEEEFQIYSSGSPLHESDFGFQVSIIKNIRVSNSPKKDAIVTAMQTVNTDWIITTDADCVVKTNWLLTIDNYIQLHKVAMIAGAVTYDCGNSFLHHFQQLDLASLQAATIGSFGINKGFMCNGANFAYTKAFFKELNGFEGNDKIASGDDVFLLQKAMAKSPEKVHYLKSENTIITTKPLDNWKYLFYQRVRWASKTSSYQSSFGKRLGLVIFAGNLGLVLGVGFGILNFIPLLNIVLLFLLKFAVDAILIDKANRFLNKSKMHFLVLSSLLYPFFSVSVALYSLFGKYEWKGRTF, via the coding sequence ATTTCACTTATTTTATTTTTTATTCTTTTCGTTTATCTGATGGCTATTGGATTTATGATTTATGGTTTTACCAAAGTCAATTCCTATGAATATATTGGCTTAACGCCAAAAACTAAATTTTCAATTATTGTTCCGTTTCGAAACGAAAGAGACAATTTACCTATCCTATTACACAGTTTTTCTAAACTAAATTATCCCGTAGAATTATTTGAAGTGATTTTAGTTGATGATAATTCAGAAGAAGAATTTCAAATTTACTCTTCTGGCTCACCACTACACGAATCGGATTTCGGGTTTCAGGTTTCCATAATAAAAAACATTCGAGTATCAAATTCGCCCAAAAAAGACGCAATTGTAACCGCAATGCAAACGGTAAACACAGATTGGATTATCACCACTGATGCGGATTGTGTAGTAAAAACAAACTGGTTATTAACCATAGACAATTACATTCAGCTGCATAAAGTTGCTATGATAGCAGGAGCGGTAACTTATGATTGTGGCAATTCATTTCTGCATCATTTTCAGCAATTAGACTTAGCAAGTTTACAAGCTGCTACGATTGGAAGTTTTGGCATCAACAAAGGATTTATGTGCAATGGCGCTAATTTTGCGTACACAAAAGCTTTTTTTAAAGAGTTAAACGGTTTTGAGGGAAATGATAAAATTGCTAGCGGTGACGACGTTTTCTTGTTGCAAAAAGCGATGGCAAAATCGCCTGAAAAAGTTCATTATCTAAAATCCGAAAACACTATTATTACTACAAAACCTCTTGATAACTGGAAATATTTATTTTATCAAAGAGTGCGTTGGGCATCCAAAACAAGTTCCTATCAAAGTAGTTTCGGAAAAAGATTAGGATTAGTGATTTTTGCAGGGAATTTAGGTTTGGTTTTGGGAGTTGGTTTTGGAATATTGAATTTTATTCCGTTGCTGAACATCGTTTTGTTGTTTCTATTGAAGTTTGCAGTTGATGCTATTTTGATTGATAAAGCGAATCGTTTTTTGAATAAAAGCAAGATGCACTTTTTGGTTTTGAGCAGTTTGTTGTATCCGTTTTTCAGTGTAAGTGTAGCTTTGTATTCTTTGTTTGGAAAATACGAATGGAAAGGGAGAACGTTTTAA
- a CDS encoding lysylphosphatidylglycerol synthase domain-containing protein: protein MISIPHKAKQFLVLLIKVLIVGGAFYFIYNQLANNDKLDWQKFIVLFQKNQSISGIIFILSLSVLNRYFEILKWQNLVSFLHKISVGEATKQVLGALTAGLFTPNGVGEYAGKALFFEKSNAKKIIFLNLICNGIQMILTIIFGFFGLIYFNSLYHVITTKTVLVVFGILILLFILLFSVKKITIKGYSLEKLIHKINEIPKSIHQKNIFLGICRYIVFSHQYYFLFLAFDVDLPYLTLLATITSVYFLASSLPTFQFLDFAVKGSVAVYFFGILGVNEWIVIFISTLMWFLNVVLPVAIGSYYVLNFKIITPLEGTGDKI from the coding sequence ATGATTTCAATTCCTCACAAAGCTAAACAATTCCTTGTACTTCTAATCAAAGTTTTGATTGTAGGCGGTGCGTTTTATTTTATTTACAATCAATTAGCTAATAACGACAAACTCGATTGGCAAAAATTCATTGTTTTATTCCAAAAAAACCAATCAATCAGCGGAATCATATTCATCTTATCGTTGAGTGTTTTGAACCGCTATTTTGAAATCTTGAAGTGGCAGAATTTGGTTTCATTTCTTCATAAAATCTCTGTTGGCGAAGCTACAAAACAAGTTCTTGGCGCTTTAACTGCTGGGCTTTTTACTCCAAATGGCGTAGGTGAATATGCTGGAAAAGCTTTGTTTTTTGAAAAATCAAATGCTAAAAAAATCATCTTTCTGAATTTGATTTGCAACGGAATCCAAATGATTTTAACCATTATTTTTGGTTTTTTTGGCTTGATCTATTTCAATTCACTTTACCATGTCATTACAACTAAAACCGTGCTTGTAGTTTTTGGGATTTTAATACTTCTTTTTATCCTTTTGTTTTCGGTTAAAAAAATTACAATCAAAGGATATTCTCTGGAAAAATTGATTCATAAAATTAATGAAATCCCAAAATCAATTCATCAAAAAAATATTTTTTTGGGCATTTGTCGGTATATCGTTTTTTCGCATCAATACTATTTTTTATTTCTAGCTTTTGATGTTGACTTGCCTTATTTGACATTGCTTGCTACTATAACTTCCGTATATTTTTTGGCTTCTTCCTTACCTACTTTTCAATTTTTGGATTTTGCAGTAAAAGGAAGTGTAGCCGTTTATTTCTTTGGGATATTAGGCGTAAATGAGTGGATTGTAATTTTCATTTCGACTTTAATGTGGTTTTTAAATGTCGTTTTACCAGTAGCAATTGGGAGCTATTATGTATTGAATTTTAAAATCATTACACCTCTCGAAGGCACAGGAGATAAAATCTAA
- the ruvC gene encoding crossover junction endodeoxyribonuclease RuvC, which produces MANERIILGIDPGTTIMGFGLIKVINKKMEFLQLNELQLSKYDNHYQKLKIIFERTIELIDTHNPDEIAIEAPFFGKNVQSMLKLGRAQGVAMAAGLSRDIPITEYEPKKIKMAITGNGNASKEQVAKMLQQLLGLKELPKNLDSTDGLAAAVCHFFNSGKVIGTKSYSGWDAFVKQNEERVKK; this is translated from the coding sequence TTGGCAAACGAGCGCATCATATTAGGAATCGACCCAGGGACAACCATTATGGGTTTTGGATTGATAAAGGTTATCAATAAAAAAATGGAATTCTTGCAACTCAACGAATTGCAATTGTCCAAATACGACAACCATTATCAAAAACTAAAAATCATTTTCGAGCGTACCATTGAGTTGATTGACACGCATAATCCCGATGAAATTGCCATTGAAGCACCTTTCTTTGGTAAAAACGTACAATCGATGTTAAAGCTCGGACGTGCGCAAGGAGTGGCAATGGCTGCGGGACTTTCGCGAGATATTCCTATTACCGAATACGAACCTAAAAAGATAAAAATGGCTATTACTGGAAACGGTAATGCGAGTAAAGAACAAGTGGCCAAAATGCTTCAACAATTATTGGGCTTAAAAGAATTGCCAAAAAATCTCGATTCAACAGATGGTTTGGCAGCAGCAGTTTGTCATTTTTTTAATTCCGGAAAAGTAATTGGAACCAAAAGTTATTCTGGTTGGGATGCTTTTGTAAAACAAAACGAAGAACGAGTTAAAAAGTAG
- a CDS encoding four helix bundle protein: protein MRFQDLFAYKKSFALAMKIFEITKSFPKEETYSLTDQIRRSSRSTPATIAEAYRKRIYPKHFYSKLTDSDGENSETQVWLEFAMSCKYISEDFYNELISESLEIGKLINYMILNPEKFGVKKE from the coding sequence ATGAGATTTCAAGATTTATTTGCTTATAAAAAATCATTTGCTTTAGCTATGAAGATTTTTGAAATAACAAAATCCTTTCCAAAGGAAGAAACCTATTCATTAACAGATCAAATTCGGCGTTCTTCAAGGAGTACACCTGCAACTATTGCTGAAGCGTATAGAAAAAGGATATACCCAAAGCATTTTTATAGTAAGCTAACAGATTCTGACGGAGAAAATTCAGAAACACAGGTTTGGCTAGAGTTTGCAATGTCTTGTAAATATATTTCAGAGGATTTTTATAATGAACTTATTTCTGAAAGTTTAGAGATAGGGAAACTTATTAATTATATGATACTGAACCCTGAGAAGTTTGGAGTTAAAAAAGAATAA